From the Kiloniellales bacterium genome, the window GTCTCAGCGGCGACTGCTTCGAGGTCCTCGCGCGATTTCAGTCCGACAAGGAAAATCGTGTCCGTGCCGGCAGCCTTGTGCGAGCGGGCCCGTTCGATCGTATCCTTGATGCCGGCGCGCCAGGTTTCGCCGGCATCCTTCCTCTCTTGATTGCAACGGGCGCGGCACAGATCACCCGGCACAGCGTGGGCACATCGGTCGCGGGCGGAATGATCGCCGCCATGCGGATCGACATCTTCGCGGTTCCGGCAGTTTGTGTCGTCGTTCAGACAACCCATCAAACTCATCAAGCCTTGCAATTCCCACCAGCGACTTGCCATCAAGAGTCACATGGCGAATTGAGAGTGTCGGCTTCTCCGGCCCCGCTTGGGGCTCCCGTAGCGCCTTCAATAGACCGCTTTGCGATAAAGGATCGCCTCGCAGGTACAACCGTTGTGGCGATGTATGCAACTAAAGACTCCTTGGTCGCAGCTCTCCTTGAAGTAGGTCGGGAGCTTGGCCCATTGTTCAAAGCCAAGCCTGTCCATGATAGCGTCGACGCTCGCTTCAACAGGTCCCCTCTTGAAGGTGACGATCAGCTTGTCGGCCCCCAGGCCCACAATGCCATCGTGAACGGCGCGAAGTAGCTTTGTTCCAATGCCCTTTGCGCGGTACTCGGCGGCAACAGCCACCGATTGGACGACACCCAACACGCCCTGCGCATCGGCGGCTTTCAGATCTTCCGGGATATCCTTGATCCTTTGCTCCAGAAACCCCTGGAGGCCACCCTGCGGCAGTACTCTTCCGTAGACAAACCCAATGACTTCTTCGTCTGGCGAGATGCAAACCAGGAAGCAAGAGTCAGTGGCCTGAGGTATCTCTGAAGCACTCCTGAAGTATCCAGCACCAAAGATCCGTTCTGCCAGTCCATCTATCTTGGCCTGCCACCGCGGCGTGTAAGCTTCAATGCGCATTGTCGGCTTCCAGGGCCGTCCCGCCGCCCGTCGAGAGTGAGAGAGGCTACGGCCACGATCCTCAGTTCCCCTGCAGGATAGCACACCAGCGAAACCAGCGCGTGGCACCATCCCTTGGGCGGGGGACCGTCCTAACGGAGGCCGATATACCGGCTTATGTGCATAATGAATGAAACTGCGAACCTCGGGAAGTGGTTGACTGCGCAATTGCTTCAGATGCACGCGTTCGCAGCATGGCTGTCTATTGCGGTCACGAGGACGACGTGCACCCAATTCTGCAACGGCACTACGGTTGCCGGGTCTAGATGCTTTGGAGCGACCAGCCTTAGGGCCGCCCGTCCGTCTCGATCCGGGTTGGCCTCTGAAGTCGACAGGCGAGCGAGCGTCGGACCTAGCGAGAGCCGGACTGGGCCGCCCGGCTGCGCAGCCGGCGCCAGAGCATCTCGGCCACGTGCGCTTCGGCTGAGGCATGGCCGAAACGTGCCAAGCAGTCGTAATAGTCGCGCTCGGCCTGCAGTGCCGGATCCGGTGATCCGGTGGAAGCGGGCGCCTTGCGGCCAAGGCTCAGTTTGGTTACCTCGGTCATCGATCTGCTCCCATAGTTGTCCGCTCCGGTATTCGTCCGCGCAGTCCCGACCAACGTCAAAGGTTAGGACATGGCCCCGGCCAGCCCCGGCGCCCAATCGGCCTTCCGGCGGCTTGTCATCGGATTGTCCTATCGGCAGGGTCCGGGAGAGTCTGATAGACAGCTCCTATCAGAACCGGCAGTGCTTCGGATTAGACCAATCATGCCCCACACGCCATCTCGCCTGCTATGCCGTGACGTCCGGCGTCGACGGCGAAACAAGTAGGCGGTGGTCCTGCCGCTTTAACCGGCTTCAGACGTCAAATTCGAGATGTCGACGCTGCGGGCCTTTTGAGAAGGGGTGCAGCAAATGTCGAGGAAGCGGCTGTCGGTCGAGCAGATCATCAATCATCTTCGAGAAGCCGGATTGATCTTGGCTCAAAGACAGACTGTCGGCGCGATCGGTCGTTGCATAGGAGTATCGGAGCGGAATAGCCAACGTTAGCGTCAGGAATACGGTGGGCGCAGAGTCGATCAGGCCAAGCGACTGAAGGAGCCCGAGCAGGAGTACATCCGCTTCGAGCCTGCGGTCGCTGATC encodes:
- a CDS encoding isocitrate lyase/phosphoenolpyruvate mutase family protein, with amino-acid sequence MASRWWELQGLMSLMGCLNDDTNCRNREDVDPHGGDHSARDRCAHAVPGDLCRARCNQERKDAGETWRAGIKDTIERARSHKAAGTDTIFLVGLKSREDLEAVAAETSQPMIIGGAGPDLNDATYCAGQRVRIRLQGHQLFAAAVQAVYATLKALGEGTPPKALTDLATAKLTAAVSRRDRHED
- a CDS encoding GNAT family N-acetyltransferase, with the protein product MRIEAYTPRWQAKIDGLAERIFGAGYFRSASEIPQATDSCFLVCISPDEEVIGFVYGRVLPQGGLQGFLEQRIKDIPEDLKAADAQGVLGVVQSVAVAAEYRAKGIGTKLLRAVHDGIVGLGADKLIVTFKRGPVEASVDAIMDRLGFEQWAKLPTYFKESCDQGVFSCIHRHNGCTCEAILYRKAVY